From a region of the Labrus mixtus chromosome 5, fLabMix1.1, whole genome shotgun sequence genome:
- the LOC132974442 gene encoding transducin-like enhancer protein 4 isoform X5 has product MLLNNIHTNKRSCGQSGPLITAETPKSQIVCSTEEVTGIIIWNRRINLKQESSSVSPSASFRAGEKHRSSNDYSSDSKKQKTDDKELASARFESDGEKSDDNLVVDVSNEDPTSPRGSPAHSPRENGLDKRRLLKKDAPLSPSSVASSSSTPSSKSKEINLNEKPTTPVSKSSTPTSRSDALTPSSTSTPGLRTLPVKPAGIETLAPGLRTPLAVPCSYPSPFGMVPHPGMNGELSGAGAAYTGLHSISPQMSAVAAAAVAAYGRTQVVGFDPHHHIRVPGLPPNLSGIPGGKPAYSFHVSADGQMQPVPFPPDSLIGPGIPRHARQINTLSHGEVVCAVTISNPTRHVYTGGKGCVKVWDISHPGNKTPVSQLDCLNRDNYIRSCRLLPDGRTLIVGGEASTLSIWDLATPTPRIKAELTSSAPACYALAISPDSKVCFSCCSDGNIAVWDLHNQTLVRQFQGHTDGASCIDISNDGTKLWTGGLDNTVRSWDLREGRQLQQHDFTSQIFSLGYCPTGEWLAVGMENNNVEVLHVTKPDKYQLHLHESCVLSLRFAHCGKWFVSTGKDNLLNAWRTPYGASIFQSKESSSVLSCDISIDDKYIVTGSGDKKATVYEVNY; this is encoded by the exons AGCTCGTCTGTGTCTCCCTCGGCAAGTTTTCGTGCTGGAGAGAAGCACCGGAGTTCAAACGATTACTCCTCCGACAGcaaaaaacagaagacagatGATAAGGAGCTGGCCTCTGCACGATTT GAAAGTGATGGAGAGAAGAGCGATGACAACCTGGTCGTAGACGTCTCCAATGAG GATCCAACATCTCCCAGAGGAAGTCCCGCCCACTCACCTCGAGAGAATGGATTGGACAAGCGTCGTCTGTTGAAGAAGGATGCTCCTCTGAGTCCTTCCTCCGTtgcctcctccagcagcacaccttCATCCAAATCCAAAGAGATTAATTTG aacgAGAAGCCGACAACGCCTGTGTCCAAGTCCAGCACCCCCACCTCCCGCTCGGATGCCCTGACACCCAGCAGCACCTCCACCCCAGGCCTgaggactttacctgtgaaacCAGCAGGAATTGAGACCCTTG CACCTGGTCTTCGTACACCTCTGGCAGTGCCCTGCTCATACCCGAGTCCGTTTGGGATGGTTCCCCACCCGGGTATGAATGGAGAGCTGAGTGGAGCAGGAGCGGCCTACACCGGTCTGCACAGCATCTCTCCACAGATGAGCGcagtagctgctgctgctgtggcagCTTATGGACGCACACAAGTg GTGGGTTTTGATCCTCACCACCACATACGTGTCCCTGGACTTCCTCCAAACCTGTCAGGCATTCCTGGTGGAAAACC AGCATACTCCTTTCATGTGAGCGCTGATGGACAAATGCAGCCGGTGCCTTTCCCTCCCGACTCGCTGATCGGCCCTGGCATTCCTCGCCACGCTCGGCAGATCAATACTCTGAGCCACGGGGAGGTGGTCTGTGCTGTCACCATCAGTAACCCCACGCGTCACGTCTACACCGGCGGCAAGGGCTGCGTCAAGGTGTGGGACATCAGTCACCCCGGCAACAAGACCCCCGTATCCCAGCTGGACTGCCTG AACAGAGACAACTACATCCGTTCCTGTCGACTTCTTCCCGATGGGCGGACTCTAATTGTCGGGGGCGAGGCGAGTACTTTGTCAATCTGGGATTTGGCCACACCAACTCCGCGAATCAAAGCTGAACTTACCTCATCAGCACCAGCGTGTTACGCTCTGGCCATCAGCCCAGACTCCAAGGTCTGCTTTTCCTGCTGCTCCGACGGAAACATCGCCGTTTGGGATCTTCACAACCAGACTCTGGTCAG ACAGTTCCAGGGCCACACCGATGGGGCCAGCTGCATAGACATCTCTAATGATGGGACCAAGCTTTGGACTGGAGGTCTGGATAACACCGTGCGGTCCTGGGACCTGAGGGAGGGACGGCAGCTGCAACAGCACGACTTCACCTCCCAG ATCTTCTCTCTCGGATACTGTCCGACGGGCGAGTGGCTGGCGGTGGGAATGGAGAACAATAACGTGGAGGTCCTGCATGTCACCAAACCTGACAAATACCAGCTCCACCTGCATGAAAGCTGCGTGCTGTCACTCCGATTCGCTCACTGTG GGAAGTGGTTTGTTAGCACGGGGAAAGACAATCTGCTCAACGCATGGAGAACTCCATATGGAGCCAGCATATTCCAG TCTAAAGAGTCATCGTCAGTGCTCAGCTGTGACATCTCTATCGATGATAAATACATTGTGACGGGCTCTGGAGACAAGAAAGCGACGGTCTACGAGGTCAACTACTAG